The Gemmatimonadaceae bacterium DNA segment CGATGACGGGGCGGAAGGAGAGGCCCTTCCCGGCCACGCGCGCCGCCTGTTCGTGCGCCAACTCCGTCTGCCCGTGCGCAAAGAGCTCCTCGACGATCCACGGACCGGCTTTGGGATTCCGATACCAGTCCTCGTCGAAACGCTCACGCAGCGACTCGTCGAGCACGGCTTGCAGCTGCCAGGCCCGCAGGTAGCGCGCGGCGTAGTAGCGCGGATCTACGTCCACGAAGGCGTCGCTGCGCTGGTACCGGAAGCCCGTGGCCTTGCTGAGGATGTCCACGTAGAGGTCGGGCAGTGCCGCCCAACTCACCTTGCCACCGTGCAGCTCGATCTCATAGATGAGCTTGGCGCAGTAGCGCCGCACGAAGTGCAGCTCCTCGAAGCCCATATAGCGCAGGAAGGCCGGCATCGCCTTGGCGTCCAGCGTGGCGTAGCGCGAGAGCCAGCCTCGGTCCTTCAGGCGGTGATCGAAGAGCATCGCGTAGCCTTCGGTCACCGAGTTGTCGCCGAGCCAACGGAACTCGAATGGCAGCGTGCGCCGCATATTCGCGAAGTGCAGCGCGTGCCCCAACTCGTGCAGCAGGGTCATCCAGTCGTTCTGGCCGCCGTGCGGACGCAGCACCAGGTGCACGACGTCAGGGATGCGCACGGGCGCGCAAAACGCGCGCGGGCGCTTGCCGGTGCGCTCGCCGGTGTCGTAGCGCACGCGGCCCTCGGCGTCAGGCGAGATGCCCATCTCGCTGACCTGGCGGCGCACCGCCGCTTCCATTGCGTCGGCCGGGAAGTGCGCGTCGAACTGCGGCGCGCGCATCAGCGCGGCCACGTCCGCGCGCGTGGCCTCGGCGGGCGTCAGACCCAGCCCCCGCTTCAGGAACTCCGGCAGCAACTCGTCGAAAATATCCTGCGTGTCGCGCAGGAAGGCCTCACACTCGGCGCGCAGGGCGTGCAGCTCGATGCCGCTCAGCGCTTCCCAGGTCGCGTTGTAGTCGGGCGCGATCCCAAGCGCCGTGATGATCTCGTGTTCGCGCGCGAACTTCTCCTGGCGCATCGGCGCGAGCTCGGCTTGGACGAGCGTTGACCGCGCGTCGTCGAGCACACGGCGGGCCTTGGCGTCGCGCGTGTTGCCGAGCGTGATCGGCACGCGCTGGTACGGCTCGGCGCTGCCGTCGGGCAGCCGGACGACGGCGGCGTTCTCCCAGGCGATCTCGCGTTCGTCGAGTGCGGCGAGTTCACGGCCGACGCGCGACTCCAGCAGCCAGTCCACGATCAGTCTGGCCGAGCGCAGGGCGGCGGCATCACCGCCTTCGGTGAACGCGCGCGCCGGTTCGTCGGGCGAAGCAGTGACGGCCGCGCGGGCCGCGGTGAAGTACTCCAGCGCCTGCGCGAAGGCTTCGTCGCCGTAGGCCGCCTCGTGTGCCGCGTACACCGGCTGCAGCGCCGGCGATGATTTCAGTCCTGCATAGGCTGCGTGGTACTCGGCCGAGATCGCTTCGAGAAATGCTTCGCCGCGGGCGCGCAGCCCGTCCAGCGACCCGTCGATCGGAGGCGAGATCGGCATACGCCTGCGTCAGCCCACCAGCGTCGAGTCGGCCGTCACGTGATCGGCCTCGAGGTAGCGCGTGAGCACGTCGATCACCTGACCGGTGGACACGCGAATCTGCCCCATATTGTCGCGGAAGCGAATCGTCACGTCATTATTGGCCGTGGAATCGCTGTCGATCGTGATCCCGAACGGCGTGCCGGCTTCGTCCTGACGGCGGTAGCGGCGGCCGATGGCGCCAGCCTCGTCGTAGAACACGTTGAACTTCTTGCGCAGCGCCGCGGCGAGCTTCTCCGCCATCTCCGGCTGGCCGTCCTTCTTGGTGAGCGGGAATACGCCCGCCTTGATCGGCGCCAGCACCGGGTGGAAGCCCATCACCGTGCGCCCTTCCTGCTCGCCCGGGACGGCTTCCTCACGCAGCGCGTTGACCATCACCGCCAGCGTCACGCGATCCGCGCCCACGGACGTCTCGATCACGTAGGGCACGTAGCGCTTGTTGTTGGCTTGGTCCACGTACTCGAGCTTCTTGGACGAGAACTGCTGGTGCTGCGTGAGGTCGAAATCGCTGCGGTTGTGGACGCCCTCGATCTCCTGGAAGCCCAGCGAGCCGCCGAAGTCGAAGTTGATGTCGAAGGCCGCGCGGGCGTAGTGCGCGAGCTCCTTGTCCGAGTGCTGATGGAACTCGAGGCGGTTGCGGTCGAGGCCGAGGCCCAGGTGCCAGTCGAGGCGGGCCTGCTTCCAGCGCTCGAAGTGCTCCATATCCGTGCCCGGCTCGACGAAGAACTGCATCTCCATCTGCTCGAACTCGCGCGTGCGGAACGTGAAGTTCCCCGGCGTGATCTCGTTGCGGAAGGCCTTGCCGATCTGCGCGATGCCGAAGGGCACCTTCTGGCGCGTCGCCTGCTGGACGTTCAGGAAGTTCACGAAGATGCCCTGCGCCGTCTCGGGGCGCAGGTACACGACCGCCGCCGAGTCCTCGACGGGGCCCATAAACGTCTTGAACATCAAGTTGAACTGCCGCGGCTCGGTGAGCTGGCAGTCCGTGTGCTCGCCCGGCTTCTTGCTCGGCTTCCGCGGGCACTGGGCGTCAGCGAGCTTGTCGGCGCGGAAGCGCGCCTTGCAGGCCTTGCAGTCCACCAGCGGGTCGGAGAAGCCGCTGACGTGGCCAGACGCCTCCCAGACCTTCGGGTGCATCAGGATGGCCGCGTCGAGGCCTTCGACGTCGTCGCGCTCGCGGACCATCGTATTCCACCAGCGCGTCTTGACGTTGTTCTTGAGCTCGACGCCCAGCGGGCCGTAGTCCCAGACGGATCCGGTGCCGCCGTAGATCTCGGAGGACTGGAAGATGAAGCCGCGGCGCTTGGCGAGGCTGACCAGGGTTTCGAGGACGTCGGGACGCATTTGGGACTGATGACGGAGGACGGAAGCGGCGTGCAGAGCGGAAATCTACACCGTGGCGCGATTTCTGGCTCTCACAGGAGTCCCTCGGAGAAGGTCTGTGCGGTACCGCTGCTGCCTTCCGTCCTCCGTCCTCCGTCCTCCGTCTTCAGCCTACAGCCCGATGATCTGGTCCCGACGCGTGCCGACGCTCACGTACTGGGCCGGGCATTCCACGAGTTCGACGAGGCGATCGAGGTACTTCCGCGCGTTGGCCGGCAGGTCGGCCAGCGTGCGCGCACCCTGCGTCGAGCGCATCCAGCCGTCAAACCACTCGTACACCGGCTCGATACCGTCGAGGTCGGCCAGGTCGCCGGGGAACTCCGTCAGCACCTCGCCACCCACGCGGTAGCCGGTGCACAGCGCGATCTTCTCGAAGCCGTCGAGCACATCGAGCTTCGTGACGGCGAGCCCCGTGAGCCCGTTCACGCGCACGGCGTAGCGCACGACGACGGCGTCGAACCAGCCGCAGCGCCGCGGACGACCGGTGGTCGCACCAAACTCGTTGCCGACCTTCTGGAGTTCCTGCCCGGTGGCGTCGGTCAGCTCTGTGGGCATCGGGCCGCCGCCCACGCGCGTGGTGTAGGCCTTCACCACGCCGATGGCGGCATCGATCGTGCGAGGGCCGATGCCCACGCCGATCGCCGCACCGCCGGCCGTGGTGCTCGACGAGGTCACGAAGGGATAGGTCCCGTGGTCCACGTCCAGCAGCGACCCTTGGGCGCCTTCGAGCAAGACGGCCGCGCCCTGCTTCTGCGCGCGGTGCACGGCCAGGCCGACGTCTTCGGCGATGGCTAGCAGGCGCGGCGCGATGCGCTCCAGCTCGGAAAGCGTGAACGCGGCATCGGCGCGCTTGGTGGAACCGAAGCCCGCGAGAATATGGTTGGCGTGGTCCGTGCCCTTCTCCACCAATGCCTTCAGGCGCGCCGGGTGGCGCAGGTCCAGCACGCGGATGCCGCGGCGCGCGACCTTGTCCTCGTAGGCCGGCCCGATGCCGCGGCCGGTGGTACCGATCGCCTTGCTCGCCGCGCTCTCCTTGTCCACCAGCTTGTGGTAGGGCAGCACGAGGTGCGCGCGGTCGCTGAGGTAGAGGCGCCCCGCCACGTCCACGCCGTTGGCCACGAGCGCGTCAACTTCCTCGAACATCCCTTCGGGGTCGAGCACCACGCCGTTGCCGATCGCGCAGCGGACCCCGGGGTGCAGGATGCCGCTCGGCACCTGATGCAGCACCGTGGACTCGTCGCCCACGTGTACCGTATGGCCGGCGTTGGCGCCGCCCTGGTAGCGCACCACCCAGTCCGCACGCTCGGCGAGCACATCCACCAGCTTACCCTTGCCCTCGTCACCCCACTGGGCGCCGACGATGACGATGGTGCGGGTCTTGGAGTCGAACATTTCACGCTCTGGCGAGGGAGGCAGCCGACGGCCCGGGCGGGCACAAAAAAACGCCCCGGCTGTCGGGGCGTTGGAAGAATCTACGTATTCGAGGGTGTGCGGGCAACGCCAGAACCCGGATTGGAGACCAAGAAGTATGACCGTCAACGCCACCTCCGCGCTGCGCCGCCTGCTCCTCCTGCTGGCTGCTCCGATTGCCCTCACCGCGCAGGACGCGCCCGCCCCGGAGCCCGATATCGAAGGGCTCACCCAGGCCATCGCTCGCGCCCGAGTGGCACTGCGAGACCTGCCGACCCTCTGGGGCATCGACGGCGGCGGCGTGGATTGGATCCTCACCGACGGCCGCCGGCACCTCGCCACCGCGCGCGTCGACGGACGCGACACCCTCCGGTGGAAGGCGCTGCCCGTTGGCACCACGATCGCCAACACGGCCGTCACTGTTGACGGACGCCGCTGGGCGATGGTCGTGCTCGATCTCTCGCGACCCGAGCGGGCCTCCACGAGCCTCCTCGTGCACGAGGCGATGCACACCTTCCAGCCCGAGCAGCTGCCGGCGCCCGGCGGCACCGAAGCAGCCGTCGGCGGCGACTTCCTCGATGGCCCCGACGGACGCGCGTGGCTCTTCCTGGAACTTCGTGCGCTCGCCGAGGCGCTGCGCTCTACCGGCGAGGTGCAGCGGCAAGCCGCCCGCGACGCCCTCGCCTTCCGCGCGCGGCGTGACGCCTTGGCGCAGCCGCAGGAGCGCACGCGACTCGACGCGCTGGATCTCCAAGAGGGCATCCCAGAGTACACTGGCTGGCGGCTCGCCGGCTTCTCCGACTCGGCGCTGGCCGACCGTCTGGCTGGTGCCGCGACTGCGCGAGTGAGCTGGGTTCGGGCCGTCGCCTACTGGACCGGCCCTGGCTATGGATACCTGCTCGACCAACTCGGCGCGCGCGGATGGCGCGACGCGCAGCGCGGCGGGGCGAGGCTCCCGGAGCTCTTGGCGCAGGCCGTGGGCGCAGCCGCTGCGTCGGAGGTCGCTCTCGACGCGCGCGCGGTGCGCTATGACGGCCCGCAGATCTTCGCCGCCGAGGAGCGCCGCGCGCGTGCCAATGCCGCGCGGCTCGACTCCCTGCGTCAGCGCTTCGTGCAAGGGCCAGCGATTCGCCTCTACCCGCGTGCGCTGCAGATCTCCTTCGACCCCAATGGCCAGACCCCGCTCGGCAACGACGGTACCGTAATGCTCAACTTCCGCTGGGCTGGAAGCGACGGGGCCGAACTCGTCGCGGCTGGCGGCGCGATCGTCTCACCGAACTGGGACTGGATTCAGGTGCCGGTCGACGCGGCGCAGCTCACTGAGGGAACGCTGAGCGACGGGCTGTCCGTCGAGGGCAGCGGTTGGCGTGTCACCGTGCCCGCCGGCTGGAGCGTGACGCGCGTCGGCACTCGCTACGAATTGCGCCCGCCTGCGGCGGAGCGCTAGCCGAGCGCGGCGACGACTTCGGACTTGGCCGCGGGATCCAAGGGCAGCAGCGGCATCCGCGGCACGCCACCGACCTTCCCCACCGCATCCATCGCCGCCTTCACGCCCGGCACGCCCAGCTTCGCCACGATGACGTCGGCCATCGGCTTGAGCCGCGCCTGCGCCTTGGCTGCGGCCTCGGCGTTGCCGTCAGCAAGTTCGCGCTGCACCTCGAGCGCGAAGCCCGCCGCGAAGAGCGAGACCGCGAGGATCCCGCCACGTGCCCCGGCCTCGAGCCCGGCCAGCAAGCCACTGCCGCTCCCAGTGAGGACGCTGAAGCTCGGCGACTGCGCACGCAGGAAGCCCTTCAGCATCTCGAGCTGGCCAGAGCTGTCCTTGATCCCCACGATGTTCGGGTGCCGTGCGAGTTCCGCCACCAGCTCGGCCGGCAGCGCGAAGTGCATATACTTGGGAATGTTGTAGAGGATCACCGGCAGCGGCGACTCCTCAGCCACGCGCAGGTAGTGCGCGCGCAGCACCTCTTCCGTCATCGCGCTCGCGTAGTAGTGCGGCGCAACGACCAGCACCGCGTCCGCTCCGGCCGCCTGCGCCGCCTTCGTGCGCGCGACGGTCTGCCGCGTGCTCTCGCCGCCACAGCCGGCAATGACTAGCCCCGGCGCGGGCACGTGTTCGCGCGCCGTCTCCACCAAGGCGCGGCGTTCGTCCTCGCTGAGCAGCGCCGCCTCGCCGGTGGAGCCGGCCACCACCACGCCGGACAGTCCCTCGGCGATGTGGCTGCGGACGTTTGCGGCAAAGCCATCGAGGTCGAGGTCCTCGCTGCCGGCGTGGAAGGTCGAGATGACCGGCGCGAAGATGCCGTCGAGCTGCACGTCAGGATCCCATATTGAACTTGAGCGCCAGGTCCGATGGGCGCGACGAGGCGGCCAGCGCGACCTTGAGGTCGATCGCGCCTTCATTGACCAGCTGCTCGAGGTGCTGGTCGAAGGTCTGCATTCCGTACTGTTCGCGGCCGGCGGCGATGTAGTCGCGGATCTCGTTGACCTTGTCGCGGTCGAGCATCAGGTCGCGGATGGTGGGCGTGACGACCATAATCTCCAGCGCCGCGACGCGGCCGTTGCCGTCCTTGCGCGGCAGCAGGCGCTGCGAGATCACCGCGTGCAACGACTCCGCGAGACGGACGCGGACCACGTCCTGCTCCTCGGGCGGGAACATCGCCATAATGCGCAGCACGGTGCTCTGCGCGTCCGGCGTGTGCACCGTCGAGATGAGCAGGTGGCCCGTCTCGGCGGCCTTCATCGCCGTGTCGATCGTCTCGGCGTCGCGCATCTCGCCGATGAGCACCACGTCGGGGTCCTGGCGCAGGGCGGCGCGCAGACCCATCCGGAAGCTCTCGGTGTCCACGCCGATCTCGCGCTGCGTCACCGAGCTCTGGAGGTCGCGATGCAGGAACTCGATCGGGTTCTCCAGCGTCACGATGTGCTTGTTGTGATGCTGGTTGATGTGGTTGATCATCGCCGCCATCGTCGTGCTCTTGCCCGAGCCGGTGACGCCGGTGACGAGGATCATCCCGCGCTCGGCCTCGGCGACTTCCTTGAGCACCGGCGGCACCGCGAGGCGCTCGAAGCTCGGCACCTCGAAGGGGATCACGCGCATCACGATCATAAAGCTCGAGCGCTGGCGCAGGATGTTCACGCGGAAGCGGCCGATGCCGGGCGCGCCCCAGGAGCAGTCGTAATCGTTGATCTTGTCGATGCGCGCGCGGTCGTCCTCGTTGGCGATGAGCCGCAGCGCGATGCTCTTGGTCTGGTCCGGCGTCAGCGCCTGCTTGGTCAGCGGCACCAGCTTGCCGTCAATACGCGCACGGAACACGTCGCCGGCCTTGATGTGCAGGTCGCTCGCGCCGCGCTCCACCGCCGCCTTGATGATCTTTTCCATCGGGCCCGTTAGTAGCCGGCGCGCTTGTCCACCAGGTTGCGGAGGGACTCCCCCGCCCGGTAGCGCGCCCAATTGTCGAGGATGAGGTCCTGCAGGCGGTCCCAGAACCGCCGTGGTGAGACGCCGCTGACGTGCGGCGTCCACACCACCCGTGGAAGGTGCCACAGCGGGCTATCCCCCGCCAGCGGCTCCTTGGCGAACACAT contains these protein-coding regions:
- a CDS encoding adenylosuccinate synthase produces the protein MFDSKTRTIVIVGAQWGDEGKGKLVDVLAERADWVVRYQGGANAGHTVHVGDESTVLHQVPSGILHPGVRCAIGNGVVLDPEGMFEEVDALVANGVDVAGRLYLSDRAHLVLPYHKLVDKESAASKAIGTTGRGIGPAYEDKVARRGIRVLDLRHPARLKALVEKGTDHANHILAGFGSTKRADAAFTLSELERIAPRLLAIAEDVGLAVHRAQKQGAAVLLEGAQGSLLDVDHGTYPFVTSSSTTAGGAAIGVGIGPRTIDAAIGVVKAYTTRVGGGPMPTELTDATGQELQKVGNEFGATTGRPRRCGWFDAVVVRYAVRVNGLTGLAVTKLDVLDGFEKIALCTGYRVGGEVLTEFPGDLADLDGIEPVYEWFDGWMRSTQGARTLADLPANARKYLDRLVELVECPAQYVSVGTRRDQIIGL
- a CDS encoding dihydrodipicolinate synthase family protein, whose amino-acid sequence is MQLDGIFAPVISTFHAGSEDLDLDGFAANVRSHIAEGLSGVVVAGSTGEAALLSEDERRALVETAREHVPAPGLVIAGCGGESTRQTVARTKAAQAAGADAVLVVAPHYYASAMTEEVLRAHYLRVAEESPLPVILYNIPKYMHFALPAELVAELARHPNIVGIKDSSGQLEMLKGFLRAQSPSFSVLTGSGSGLLAGLEAGARGGILAVSLFAAGFALEVQRELADGNAEAAAKAQARLKPMADVIVAKLGVPGVKAAMDAVGKVGGVPRMPLLPLDPAAKSEVVAALG
- a CDS encoding glycine--tRNA ligase, producing MRPDVLETLVSLAKRRGFIFQSSEIYGGTGSVWDYGPLGVELKNNVKTRWWNTMVRERDDVEGLDAAILMHPKVWEASGHVSGFSDPLVDCKACKARFRADKLADAQCPRKPSKKPGEHTDCQLTEPRQFNLMFKTFMGPVEDSAAVVYLRPETAQGIFVNFLNVQQATRQKVPFGIAQIGKAFRNEITPGNFTFRTREFEQMEMQFFVEPGTDMEHFERWKQARLDWHLGLGLDRNRLEFHQHSDKELAHYARAAFDINFDFGGSLGFQEIEGVHNRSDFDLTQHQQFSSKKLEYVDQANNKRYVPYVIETSVGADRVTLAVMVNALREEAVPGEQEGRTVMGFHPVLAPIKAGVFPLTKKDGQPEMAEKLAAALRKKFNVFYDEAGAIGRRYRRQDEAGTPFGITIDSDSTANNDVTIRFRDNMGQIRVSTGQVIDVLTRYLEADHVTADSTLVG
- a CDS encoding type IV pilus twitching motility protein PilT, which gives rise to MEKIIKAAVERGASDLHIKAGDVFRARIDGKLVPLTKQALTPDQTKSIALRLIANEDDRARIDKINDYDCSWGAPGIGRFRVNILRQRSSFMIVMRVIPFEVPSFERLAVPPVLKEVAEAERGMILVTGVTGSGKSTTMAAMINHINQHHNKHIVTLENPIEFLHRDLQSSVTQREIGVDTESFRMGLRAALRQDPDVVLIGEMRDAETIDTAMKAAETGHLLISTVHTPDAQSTVLRIMAMFPPEEQDVVRVRLAESLHAVISQRLLPRKDGNGRVAALEIMVVTPTIRDLMLDRDKVNEIRDYIAAGREQYGMQTFDQHLEQLVNEGAIDLKVALAASSRPSDLALKFNMGS